The DNA window AACTCGGCACGCCATGAGTGATCGAGACAGCCTCATTCGCCTTCTTGCCGAAAGATCGGTCAAGACAGGGAATTTCGTACTCGCTTCGGGAAAGACGTCCAGCGTTTATGTCGACGCCCGATTGACGACGATGAGTCCCGATGGGTTGTCCCTGATCGGGCCGCTCGGACTCGATACGATGATACGTGCCGGATGGAAAGCCGAGTCGGTTGGTGGTTTGACACTGGGTGCCGACCCGATCGCTTACTCCATCAGTTACGCCAGTGCCAGACTGGAGAGACCGATTCGAGCGTTCACCGTTCGAAAGCAGGTAAAATCACACGGAGCCGCAAATCTCATCGAAGGGCCCTTTCGCCCAACCGACAGTGTGGTCATCGTCGAAGATGTAATCACAACCGGAGGATCGGCTTTACGCGCTATTGATGCAGTGGAACAGGCCGGTGGAACTGTCATGGGGGTGCTGGCACTTGTCGACCGCGAAGAAGGTGGACGGGAAACGATCGAGGCAAGAGGCCTCGATGTTATCACCTTGTCGCGGATTACTGAGATTCTCGCTCTCCAATAACGATACCAGGGTCACGTGCCCGAACGTTTTGGTGGCACTTGGCGAAGCTCGTGATTTCTCTGACGAGTGATCCAGCCTGGACTTGTTGAGGCAGGATGGAAATCACGCAAAGTTTCGACGTGCGGAATCACTAGTTCCCGACGAAAATACTGAACCATACCAGCTCCATCGTATGCCTCCCGAAAGGCTACCGGCGATATTTTCATGACGGTCCTGATATGGCGCCCAAAGCTCTGGGGGGACGAATAGTCAAGATGGTTGGCAACGCTCGCAACAGATAAACCCGGGTTCTCAAAGAGTCTAGCTGCCCGGATGAGCCGGGCAAGCGAGAGATACCGCTTTGGTGCTGGCAGATGTGCACGAAAAAAACGGCTCATCAGGGTGCTTGGTAGAATGTGAAGTTGTCGGGAAAGTTGTCGAACAGTATGAATCTGAGGTGTATGGCTGAAGAGCAGCTCAAAGAACCGCCAGCAATCGGTGGGCGCGCCAGTCAGGTCGGAACTGAGTTGCCCCAATGCCGTTCGCTGCAGATCACTTGAACGCTCAGCGGCAAGAATATCGCGAAGTGCCTGCCAGCCTGAAGGCTGACGAGCATCAATGAGAATTCGAACACCGAGTTGACCCAGCTCAAGGACATTATGTGGTGTCGAATAGTGAGTCTCAGTCAACAATGCCATCGCGGGCACACGCGGAAACTCACGAACCATTGCTGCCATACGAGCACTACCCTGATGTCCATACCGCGCAATGGAGATCAGAATAGCGCCGGCGCGTCGCTCTCTCAGGTCACAGAGAACCTCTTCGAGTGACTCCCTGTGAAGCGCGGAGTAGAGACCTTCTGCAGCGGCATCGACCCTGAGCCTTTCACCTGGTGTAAGCATTGTCGAAACAGGCATCAGTTTGGAGGACAACTTGGGATGAGGTGACATTGCTACTCCGACGATAGGTATGTATTCAGCGATGCCAACCAGTATAATCCGTATGCGTCAGTCAGCCGTCAGCGTACAATGATCTTGAAAAGTCAGGGATCACTACGTTCTTTCCCTGCGACGTATATATATTCCCATGGAGCTATGTAATCAGCCGGACGGTCGCGTTTTTGTATCGATATGATACTAAACCGAGGAAAGTCCGGGCTCTGTGGGTAGATCGCCAGATAACACCTGGGCTTCAGAGGAGCGATCCTCCGTTGACGGACAGTGCCACAGAAAACAGACCGCCGCTCTTTTGAGCGGTAAGGGTGAAAAGGTGGAGTAAGAGCCCACCGCGTTGGTGGTAACACGAACGGCACGGTAAACCCCGGTTGGAGCAAGGCCAAGTAAGCGGCGAGAGCACCCACCTCGATTAAGACGCCGCGGGTAGGCTGCTAGAGAGTGCGAGTGATCGCACTTCGAGAGAAATGACCGTCACGGTGGTTTATTTCACCGGACAGAACCCGGCTTACAGGCTGATTACGCACGTGACAACCCTTTGCGGATCTGATCCGTGAAGGGTTGTGTGTCAAGAAAGGATCAATCTTTTACGACTGGGAGAAGACCAATTGATCGCCAGACATATCCTTCGCTGGTGTCCTCTGTTTTTGATCCTTGGTTGCGGCAGAACGATATCTCCGGAGCCGACAGTCCCAGACCGGGGCAACGTAACTGTCCCACCACCTGCAACTCCTGCGTCACCTGTGTCTGGAACCACTCGATCCTGGGTGCTTACGTCCGACGCGAGACCACACGTATACACTGCAGTCACGAGCGTCGTATTGGAGTTGGGAGCTGAAGCAGGCTCAGGTCAGGACTCAATGACCATTTCAAGCCGATTTGCCCTGAGCTTTGACCGTACCAATCCATCCACACCGATATCCGGTAATGTGGAGCGTTACTCGATTGAGGCCGGAAGCAGAGTTGGATCAATACCCAACGTCGTAACCCCGATCGTCTTCTCCGGAAACATCACAAATGGGCAGCTCAGTTTGAAGACAGTGGGACCGATATCGGAAACCACTGCGGCGCCGGTATGTCCAAATTCAGCATCTACCGCAATTGCCGGAATTCGTCGTATCACATTTCTGCTGCCCACACAAATCTCACGTGACATGACATGGATCGACAGTACGTCGTCGACCACTTGCCATGGCCTCACTCCGATTGATGTCACCCTGAGTTCCACCTATAAAGTCATGGGTGACACAAACCATCGAGGCAATGCCGCGATACTCATCGAACGAACAGGAGTGATTTCGACAGAAGGACAGGGCTCTGATGGTCAGCACACGGTAGCAGTCACCGGAAATGGGTCGACTGCCGGTCGGTTTTATGTCGACAGAGTTACCGGCCTGTTGCTGGGATCAGAGGATAGACAGGCAATGAAGATTATTGTCGCTTCGTCGGGCCGGCGACAGCAATTCAGTCAGACTGTCGTTGAGCGAGTAAACCTCGACAGCCAATAACGAATCGCTAGTCCACCAGGCGGAGAGGCATCACAAGACAAAGATAGGTCGCTGAATCCGACCAGCCTTCTGGCTCGAGAGTAGCGGCACGCTCTGGTGCTTTGAAGGTGAGACGAACTTCATCCGTCGGGATATACCTGAGGATCTCGAGGAGATAGCTGGCATTGAAGCCAATATCGAGTTGGTCTCCCGTGTACTTGATTGGAAGCTCGTCCTGGGCTTCACCCAGATCCGGGGTTTGCACACTGAATTTCAGCATCCCCGAGTTAAACGACAGACGAATCCGATGCGTCTGATCGGAAGCCACCACCGACATGCGTTTCAGTGCACTGATCAATGATGCCTTGTCGGCAATAGCTACACGATCATTATCCCGCGGAATCACCTGATCATACGGTGGGTACGGACCCTCGATGAGCCTGGTGTACACCGCGGTGAAGGGCGATCGAAAAGCGATATGATTCTCACCTCGTCCGATTTCCAGTTCTTCTTCAGCAGGAAACAGCCGACGCACCTGCTCGAGCGCCTTGGGCGGAATTATCAGATCGTTCGATCCGGCACTGGATGTGGCTGGTACATCCATTTTCGCCAGTCGGTGACCATTTGTTGCCACCATGCTCATTCGGTCCGGCCTGAGCTCCCAGAGCACACCATTCAGAATCGGGCGGCTTTCTTCAGATGACACTGCGAAAGCAGTATGGGAAATCAGTTTTTGCAGATCCCCTGATTTGATACGCCAACTGTCATCGAACTTTACAGTCGGGAACGTAGGAAACTCGTCCCTTGGAAGGCCAAGCAGTTTGAACTTGGACCGACCGCACTCGAGCGTGATTCTTTGCTCCCCTACCGCAGCCAGGCGGACCGGCGCCGGCGGCAGCTCACGCGCAATCTCAGATAACTTTTTTGCTGGTATCGTGACCGCACCGCTGGTCTCGACATCCGCGGCTACCTCAGTGCTGACCGCAATATCGAGATCGGTGCCAGACAGCTTTATCCCTCGATCTGTCGTTTCGACAAGGATATTCGCGAGAACAGGGAGGGTTGTCTTTCCGGGAATGCTTGCTAGAACTGCGTTAAGACCTTCCTGTAGCTTCTCTCGGGAAATCGTTAGCCGCATTCAGGGATCCTTAATGTGGACAGTTTATCGGCAGGTTACTACAACTCTTCTGACTAGATACAAACTCGTAGTCGTAGTAGGTGATGTGGAGATGTTTACGAAGCGGCAGAAGTTATTACATATAATGCACTTCCGCTATTGAAGCTCGTGTGAATGATGGCGCAGCCAGGCATCATTTATCACCAGGTTTTCGCATTACGACCCGGGAGCTACTTACTATCTGAGTGATTCCAACATTACCCGGATTTTATTCACTCGGGTTTTGAACACAGGATCAACCTTGGTTGCTTCAGTGATCTTTTCAATGCTGTGAATTACAGTGGAATGATCCCTGCCGCCGAAGGCATTACCAATCTCCACCAGTTGGGTGCTCAGGAGCTCGCGGGCGAGCAACATTGCTATCTGCCGAGGTAGGGTGAGCGTTTTGGTCCGTGTTTTTGAGCGAAGCCCTTCAGCGGTAACTCCCCACTCCCTGGCGACAGCCTTCTGGATTGTATTCATCGTGAGAGAAGCCCGACCGTCATCGAACGTGTCGTTCAGGTTGTCATTTCCACGAAGCTTGTCTCGTAGTGCCTCCCGGGCAACGTCGACTGATATGTCCTGGTGTTTCAATGAGGCGTACGCAAGCAGCTTTATAACTGACCCCTCCAGTTCTCGAACGCTCGACCGGACATTTTCCGCGATGAATCGGATGACATCGTCTGGAATGGTGTGCTCGAGATGATCGAGGTGTGACTTCTGCTTGAGAATTGCAACGCGGTGCTCGAAATCAGGCAACTCAATGTCGGCTACCATTCCCCACTGGAAACGGCTGACGAGTCTGCCTTCGAGGCCAGGGATTTCCGACGGCAACCGGTCGCTGGTCAGAACGATCTGCCTCCCGGCCTCATAAAGCGCATTAAAGGTGTGGAAAAATTCTTCCTGTGTTCCTTCCTTGCCCTTGAGAAAATGGACATCATCGATCAGCAGTAGATCCGTTTCCCGGTATTGACGACGGAAAGCAGCTGTGGTCCTGTTCTGGATCGATCCGATGAGATCGTTGGTAAATTGTTCGGTTCCTACAAATGTGATGCGAGTTTGCGGCTCAGTCGTGAGAATCCCATGGGCGATAGCCTGCATCAAATGTGTTTTGCCGAGCCCGGTGTCGCCGTAAATGAAGAGCGGGTTGTAGACTTTCCCGGGTGCTTGGGAAACAGCATGAGCGGCAGCAGCGGCGAGCTCATTCGATTTTCCAATGACAAAGTGGTCGAATGTGTACCGAGGGCTTAAAACCCCTTGGTTGTTCTTATTATGTCCCTGTGGTGTCGGTATGACGGCTTTAGGGGCGACAAAGAGATCCATCTGGGAACGCTTCCGTCGTTCTTCATGGACACGGAATACGACCTTGAGCGGATGTCCAAGCGCAATTGCGGCATAACCCGCCAGAAGCTCCGCATGTTTTGACTCATTCCAATCCGCTGCGAACTGATCAGGCACGCCTACTGACAGAACATTGTTGGTGATGTCCAGAGCCTCACTGGGCTCGAGCCAGGTTCGAAATGTCTGCTCTGGAATTTCATCTCGAGCGCGGTCGAGTAGTCGCTTCCAGACTTCTGCGGGAGTGAGTGACATGGGGAGCCAACCGTAGTCCATGATTGTGGAAAAGTCAATCCGCAGCCTTGTTACTTAACAGGAGGTACCTTGATCTATGTCACACTACTGACTACGTTTAGGGCTGTTTTCGTTACAAGATCATTTCGGATATTTGGAGTAAATTCTTATGGGTAAGCCAACTTACCGTCCTCGGAATAAGCGTCGAGTTCGAACACACGGGTTTCGTGAAAGAATGTCGACGCGATGGGGTCGAGAGGTTTTGAGCCGTCGTCGCAAGAAGGGGAGAAAGCAGCTCACCGTAAGGTTGCCGAGTAAATACGCCGGCGCCTAGGAAATACGGGTATTCCCGGGTTTATCGACTGACCAGGGAATCGGATCTCGAACAGGTGAAAAAAGCGGGGAAGCGGCTACGTACCGACCACTTGGAGGTTCGGGCGAGTGGCTCCCCCTTTTTACATGCGAGGGTTGCCGTAGTCGTTTCGAAGCATGGCCATAATATTGTGGAACGCAATCGCCTTCGAAGACGTTTGAGAGAATTAGCTCGCATACGAATCATTCCAGATGCAGGAGGAGTCGACATCGTCATTCGTTCGCTGTCGAGTGCTTATACGGCCACCTTTGAGCAGCTCAGGAGTGAGATCGACACAGTAAGTCTGCAACTGAGTAAACTGTCCGTGGGTTCCAGATGAAAAATCCCGTGGTGACAGGCATTCGTGGCTACCAACTTCTGATCTCGCCTCTCCTTCCACCTTCGTGCCGTTATTATCCAACCTGCTCTACGTACGCCATCGAGGCTATTGAAAAGCACGGTACAGTTGCAGGTAGCTGGCTTGCGATCCGCCGGATCGCGCGCTGTCATCCCTTTCGACCGGGTGGATTCGATCCGGTCCCGTAAATGGACAATAAAAGACTTTCTCTAGCGCTGGTGCTGGCTGCTGCTGTTGTGGTGCTTACTCAAATTCTCTTTCCCACACCGCGGCGCGTAAATACTGAAGTCACTGCTGTTCGTGATACGGTCAATAAGACACCTGTTCAGGCTGCGGCGTCTGCCGATACCGGGGCCTCCCCGGGAGTCGTGAATTCGTCGCTAAGTGATACTATAAAATCGGTCAATGGTCCTCCGGCTACCGGGCCAGTTCGGCCGGAAATCACGACTGTAACCACGAAAAACTCGACATATCGATTTACGAATATGGGAGCAGCTCCTGTTTCTGTAGTGGTCAGCAGCTACAGGAATCTTGCGCCTGCAGGTGGTCTCGTAGAACTCAAATCAGCAGGTCAACCGCTTCTTCGCTATTCGATTGTCATGCAGGGTGATACTCTCAGCCTTGATCGGGTTCCATTTGCCCTGACGCGGTCTGACAGTACTGCCGAGTCCCGGTCTCTGAACTACACCGCAACGGTCGCCGGGCTGCCAATACGCATCATCTATGACTTTGTTCCTGGCACATATGTCGTGAACGTCACTGGCAGGATCGAGGGAGCAAAAGGATCTACCTATCTGTTGACGGAACTGCCCTCGACCCTGCCTGCGGCAGAGTCTGACACGCTGGGTGATTTGCGAACGCTTGCCTATTCGTTCAAGCCTACACGCGAGAATGCCAGTGGTGTTCCGTTCAGTAAACTGGAGCCCGGTACCCAGAAGCTGGAGCCTGGGCCTCTTTCATGGGTTGCAGTTCGGAATAAATACTTCGTAGTAGGGCTCATCAATCCACAGGGAAGCAACTTCAGTGAGTTGACCCTGAAGGGCGGACCACGCACTTCAAAGACAGCGACAAACGCTTCTGCCACCGTAGTCAAGTCATTACCCGAGGGGCAATTCGCTTTCGAGATGTATGCAGGCCCTCAGCAATCGACTCAGCTCCTGGCTGTAGGCAGGGACTTCGATAATGTGAATCCCTATGGGTGGAGCTTTCTGCAGGGTGTGGTCAATCCGATTGCAGCGCTTTGTCTCAAGCTCCTGCTATGGATGCACGATAACCTGAAACTGACATACGGCTGGGTGCTGGTCATTTTTGGTGTTCTGGTACGAATAGCGCTATGGCCGCTCAACCAGAGTGCGATGCGCTCCAGTCTCAAGATGCAGGAGATTCAGCCTAGACTTGCCGAGGTGCAGAAGCGGTACAAGGACAAGCCTGAAAAGCAGCGGGAAGAAATGATGAAGGTTTACAAGGAAGCTGGCGCGAGTCCCTTCACAGCGCTGTCGGGATGTCTTCCTGCACTCATCCCGATGCCGGTACTGTTCGCGCTTTTCTTTGTTTTTCAGAATACCATTGAGTTCCGAGGAGTGCCGTTTCTCTGGCTGCTCGATATCTCGGTGAAGGATCCTTTTTACATCCTTCCTGTTCTGATGGGTGCATCGATGTTTGTCCTTTCGTGGATCGGGCTCCGGAACGCTCCGCCGAATCCGCAGGCAAAGATGATGGGTTACATGTTTCCTGTGATGATGGTGTTCTTTCTGGCAAACATGGCTTCTGGATTGAATCTGTATTACACGGCGCAGAACATTGCGGCGTTACCGCAACAATGGCTTCTGGCCCGAGAACGGGCAAGAAACAAGCGGCCGATTTAGGGAGCTGAGCGGTTGCGAATCACGTATATTGGTCACGCAACGCTACTAATTGAGCTTGGAGACCGGATCTTCCTTACCGATCCCAATTTCGATTCCCACCTCGGCCGATTCCTACCCAGGGTAAGTGCACCGGGGATTGCCCTTCGTGACCTGCCGCGACTCGATGCAATTCTCGTCACTCATGCGCACGCCGACCACTTGTCGTTCGAGTCGCTTGCAGAGCTACCGCGGGATATTCCGGTTTTTGCTCCACCGGTCATCGCAAAGTGGCTGATCCGTCTGGGCTACCCGGCAGCGCATGGGATTGCTCCTGGCGAGTCGGTATCCAGCGGTGCGGTGGAGATCACTGCTGCCGCGGCCATGCACCAAGGTCACAGATATGGCGTAGACCGCTGGCGAGGTGCTGCTAATATGTATCTACTTGATACTAAAACGTTATCATGTTTCTTCGCTGGCGACACTGCTCTCAATGCCGAGAGTGATGACATGGTCAATAATCGCGTTACAGCGAGGGGCAGGCGATTGGATATGGCTCTGCTGCCTATTGGCCACGCACCATGGTGGAAGCCTGGGTTCAGGAAGGGCCACCTGACCAGTACCGATGCGCTTACACTGTTTGGTCGGCTGAACGCCAGATATCTCATCCCATATCACTGGGGTACCTTCGACCACGTCACGTCGAAGGCTCACGATGCCATCGATCGTCTGAAGCAGCAGCTTCCAGCCTATCCGCGGCGTGCTGATGTGCGAATTCTGGAACCGGGAATGACGTTCGATCTTCCTGTGGACGAGAAGGCAGAACAGTGACAGGCCGACTACACCTGGAATGATTCCTGACAGCGGCGGTGATACAATCGTCGCTCTGGCCACTCCTCCTGGTCGTGGCGCTGTTGCCTTGGTGCGAATCAGCGGGGACAGGGCTCTGGAAATTGCTGCAGTTCATATCACACCCTGGCCTGCCGTACAAAGAGTGGCAACGCTATGCCGGCTTTACGGCCAGGCTGATGACGACGTACTCGATCAGGCGCTTGTCACAGTATTCGCAAAGCCGGACTCGTTTACCGGCGAAGACATCGTCGAGATCTCAACGCATGGTGGCCAGTATACACCTGCGCGCGTAATGACAGCGCTGATTGCGTCAGGGGCCAGGCCGGCCCTACCGGGCGAGTTCACGCGGAGAGCTGTTCTGAATGGGAAGCTGGACATCACACAGGCAGAAGCGATTGGCGATCTGATCGATTCGCGCTCGAGTGCGATGCACCGTGCCGCAATGATTCAGTTCGACGGGGGACTTTCCCGAAGAATGACATCGCTTCGTGAGAAAATCCTCGAAGTGGAAGCTTTGATCGCCTACGATATTGATTTCCCCGAAGAAGACGATGGCCCTGTTCCGGAACACAGAATCGCCGACGCTGCGTCCGGACTGCTGTCATCTCTCGACATGTTACTTGCTACAGTACCAACGGGCGAGATCATACGCGAAGGAGCAGTAGTTGTCATTGCCGGTGCGCCGAATGCCGGGAAATCCTCGCTGTTCAACGCCATGCTTGGCCAGGCCCGAGCTATCGTGACCAGTATCCCCGGCACTACGCGTGATGCTATCGAAGGACAGATCGAGACTCTGAACTGGCCGGTAAGACTCGTTGACACTGCCGGCCTTCGTCACACCGATGATCTGCTCGAGAAACTGGGCATTGAAGTAAGCGAGACGTATCTGGCACGTGCACACGTCGTTCTCGCCTGCGGCGATACTGAGGACTCAGTTGAACAAACGCTGGAGGCGGTGCGAAACAGATCTACTGCAACGGTGATTTGCGTTCGCACAAAGAGTGATCTGCCAGAATCCAATCAATCCACAACAGAGGCGCAGGCAGCAATCGATGCGTCGCGTCGTTTTGTAAGTGCTGAAACCGGTTCCGGATTAGCAAAGCTTCTGCAGTCTATCGACGAAGCATTGACTCTAACGGTCGGTGCGCCGGTAGCAGAGCATCCGGTTCTCATGAGGACACGCCATGTTGAAGGGATCAGGAGGGCGAGGGATGAGATAGCCATGTTTACCGACGTCTGGAAGCATCAGTTACTACCTGCTCCGGTGGCTGCTGCTCATCTCCGGACTGCTGCTTTCGCACTCGAAGAAATGATCGGCGCAGTCAGTACCGATGACGTGCTCGATCGGGTGTTCAGGTCGTTCTGCGTCGGGAAATAGCGGCGAATCCTTCTTAAGTATTATGCGCTGGCCGCCGTTTCACCGGCAACCGCCGCGATTTCAGAAGCACTGGCCCTGACTGTCCATGCCGGTCCTTTGGAAGCAATCGCATGATCGGCCATTTTTGCACCGATGTAATATCCGGCTCTTTCCGGTATGACAACGTCGCCTGCTCTGCGGGCATCGTCGCTCATTCCGTCAGACAGATATTTCAATCTGAGTCCAAGCCCGGACTTTTCGAAATTGCCGATGAGGGAACGCGCAACCACCGGCCCCATTTCCCTGATGCGTGCATATTCCCGGCGGTTATATCCGTAGTACTCCCAGGCAGCATGGCCGGGGCTGATCAAACGGGACACATGAACGGCAATGCCTTCATTGATCAGTAATTCGCGGAGAGAAACGCGCTTGCCGGTTTCCCAGTAGGAATAGGCGCCATCCATCTCGTTGACGATGGTGCGGATGTCACTTCGGCTTCCCGGTGATGTGTAACGAACAGCGTGAGCGATCTCGTGCGAAAGCCAGAGCGGAATCAATTCCGGATCCAGCCCCAGGCCGCTCGTCTCCGGATTAGCGACGCTAGTGAAATGCTCGAGACAGACAAAAGCAATCCCTCGTCCGTTGACAACCAGCTCGCCGGCATTGGCTGCGCCTACACCCACCATCAGTACGACATCGATGCTCGAATCGAATTCCAGCAGCGAGTGACAGAGATCTTCAGTATTGCGGGCAAGTGTGACGACATCCATGCGT is part of the Gemmatimonadaceae bacterium genome and encodes:
- the mnmE gene encoding tRNA uridine-5-carboxymethylaminomethyl(34) synthesis GTPase MnmE, translated to MIPDSGGDTIVALATPPGRGAVALVRISGDRALEIAAVHITPWPAVQRVATLCRLYGQADDDVLDQALVTVFAKPDSFTGEDIVEISTHGGQYTPARVMTALIASGARPALPGEFTRRAVLNGKLDITQAEAIGDLIDSRSSAMHRAAMIQFDGGLSRRMTSLREKILEVEALIAYDIDFPEEDDGPVPEHRIADAASGLLSSLDMLLATVPTGEIIREGAVVVIAGAPNAGKSSLFNAMLGQARAIVTSIPGTTRDAIEGQIETLNWPVRLVDTAGLRHTDDLLEKLGIEVSETYLARAHVVLACGDTEDSVEQTLEAVRNRSTATVICVRTKSDLPESNQSTTEAQAAIDASRRFVSAETGSGLAKLLQSIDEALTLTVGAPVAEHPVLMRTRHVEGIRRARDEIAMFTDVWKHQLLPAPVAAAHLRTAAFALEEMIGAVSTDDVLDRVFRSFCVGK
- the yidD gene encoding membrane protein insertion efficiency factor YidD — its product is MKNPVVTGIRGYQLLISPLLPPSCRYYPTCSTYAIEAIEKHGTVAGSWLAIRRIARCHPFRPGGFDPVP
- the rpmH gene encoding 50S ribosomal protein L34, whose amino-acid sequence is MGKPTYRPRNKRRVRTHGFRERMSTRWGREVLSRRRKKGRKQLTVRLPSKYAGA
- the dnaA gene encoding chromosomal replication initiator protein DnaA gives rise to the protein MDYGWLPMSLTPAEVWKRLLDRARDEIPEQTFRTWLEPSEALDITNNVLSVGVPDQFAADWNESKHAELLAGYAAIALGHPLKVVFRVHEERRKRSQMDLFVAPKAVIPTPQGHNKNNQGVLSPRYTFDHFVIGKSNELAAAAAHAVSQAPGKVYNPLFIYGDTGLGKTHLMQAIAHGILTTEPQTRITFVGTEQFTNDLIGSIQNRTTAAFRRQYRETDLLLIDDVHFLKGKEGTQEEFFHTFNALYEAGRQIVLTSDRLPSEIPGLEGRLVSRFQWGMVADIELPDFEHRVAILKQKSHLDHLEHTIPDDVIRFIAENVRSSVRELEGSVIKLLAYASLKHQDISVDVAREALRDKLRGNDNLNDTFDDGRASLTMNTIQKAVAREWGVTAEGLRSKTRTKTLTLPRQIAMLLARELLSTQLVEIGNAFGGRDHSTVIHSIEKITEATKVDPVFKTRVNKIRVMLESLR
- the yidC gene encoding membrane protein insertase YidC — protein: MDNKRLSLALVLAAAVVVLTQILFPTPRRVNTEVTAVRDTVNKTPVQAAASADTGASPGVVNSSLSDTIKSVNGPPATGPVRPEITTVTTKNSTYRFTNMGAAPVSVVVSSYRNLAPAGGLVELKSAGQPLLRYSIVMQGDTLSLDRVPFALTRSDSTAESRSLNYTATVAGLPIRIIYDFVPGTYVVNVTGRIEGAKGSTYLLTELPSTLPAAESDTLGDLRTLAYSFKPTRENASGVPFSKLEPGTQKLEPGPLSWVAVRNKYFVVGLINPQGSNFSELTLKGGPRTSKTATNASATVVKSLPEGQFAFEMYAGPQQSTQLLAVGRDFDNVNPYGWSFLQGVVNPIAALCLKLLLWMHDNLKLTYGWVLVIFGVLVRIALWPLNQSAMRSSLKMQEIQPRLAEVQKRYKDKPEKQREEMMKVYKEAGASPFTALSGCLPALIPMPVLFALFFVFQNTIEFRGVPFLWLLDISVKDPFYILPVLMGASMFVLSWIGLRNAPPNPQAKMMGYMFPVMMVFFLANMASGLNLYYTAQNIAALPQQWLLARERARNKRPI
- a CDS encoding MBL fold metallo-hydrolase, whose product is MRITYIGHATLLIELGDRIFLTDPNFDSHLGRFLPRVSAPGIALRDLPRLDAILVTHAHADHLSFESLAELPRDIPVFAPPVIAKWLIRLGYPAAHGIAPGESVSSGAVEITAAAAMHQGHRYGVDRWRGAANMYLLDTKTLSCFFAGDTALNAESDDMVNNRVTARGRRLDMALLPIGHAPWWKPGFRKGHLTSTDALTLFGRLNARYLIPYHWGTFDHVTSKAHDAIDRLKQQLPAYPRRADVRILEPGMTFDLPVDEKAEQ
- a CDS encoding helix-turn-helix domain-containing protein, whose translation is MAAMVREFPRVPAMALLTETHYSTPHNVLELGQLGVRILIDARQPSGWQALRDILAAERSSDLQRTALGQLSSDLTGAPTDCWRFFELLFSHTPQIHTVRQLSRQLHILPSTLMSRFFRAHLPAPKRYLSLARLIRAARLFENPGLSVASVANHLDYSSPQSFGRHIRTVMKISPVAFREAYDGAGMVQYFRRELVIPHVETLRDFHPASTSPGWITRQRNHELRQVPPKRSGT
- the dnaN gene encoding DNA polymerase III subunit beta; translation: MRLTISREKLQEGLNAVLASIPGKTTLPVLANILVETTDRGIKLSGTDLDIAVSTEVAADVETSGAVTIPAKKLSEIARELPPAPVRLAAVGEQRITLECGRSKFKLLGLPRDEFPTFPTVKFDDSWRIKSGDLQKLISHTAFAVSSEESRPILNGVLWELRPDRMSMVATNGHRLAKMDVPATSSAGSNDLIIPPKALEQVRRLFPAEEELEIGRGENHIAFRSPFTAVYTRLIEGPYPPYDQVIPRDNDRVAIADKASLISALKRMSVVASDQTHRIRLSFNSGMLKFSVQTPDLGEAQDELPIKYTGDQLDIGFNASYLLEILRYIPTDEVRLTFKAPERAATLEPEGWSDSATYLCLVMPLRLVD
- the pyrE gene encoding orotate phosphoribosyltransferase — translated: MSDRDSLIRLLAERSVKTGNFVLASGKTSSVYVDARLTTMSPDGLSLIGPLGLDTMIRAGWKAESVGGLTLGADPIAYSISYASARLERPIRAFTVRKQVKSHGAANLIEGPFRPTDSVVIVEDVITTGGSALRAIDAVEQAGGTVMGVLALVDREEGGRETIEARGLDVITLSRITEILALQ